One segment of Xanthomonas oryzae pv. oryzae DNA contains the following:
- a CDS encoding PA0069 family radical SAM protein, whose amino-acid sequence MQKNFFPSASAVAERDVRSSRTVIKGRGTTAYVPGRFSVTTAVEIDDGWGAVDADGETGIRPKTVVAEEVARSIISRNTSPDIGFSQSVNPYRGCEHGCVYCFARPSHAYLDLSPGLDFETRIFVKPNAAALLRAEIARPSYQCSPIALGINTDAYQPAERRLHISRQCLEVLAEARHPVSFVTKAALIERDIDVLAEMAQHNLVSVYFSVTTLDNRLAAKMEPRAAAPHARLRAMQALHTAGVPVGVLVAPVIPMINDKELERILDAAAAHGARSGGYVLLRLPQELTQLWREWLELHYPDRAKHVMSLIQQMRGGKDYDSGFGKRMVGEGPFAELIAQRFSIAYRRLGFGRLPRLDTTQFRPPRPDTPQLTLF is encoded by the coding sequence ATGCAGAAGAACTTTTTCCCCAGCGCGAGCGCGGTAGCTGAGCGGGATGTCCGCAGCTCGCGCACGGTCATCAAGGGGCGCGGCACCACCGCCTACGTGCCCGGTCGCTTCTCGGTCACCACCGCCGTCGAGATAGACGATGGTTGGGGCGCGGTCGATGCCGATGGCGAGACTGGCATTCGTCCCAAGACCGTGGTGGCCGAAGAAGTCGCACGCAGCATCATCAGCCGCAACACCTCGCCCGACATCGGGTTCTCGCAGTCGGTGAACCCCTACAGGGGATGTGAGCACGGCTGCGTGTACTGCTTTGCCAGGCCCTCGCACGCGTATCTGGATCTGTCGCCAGGGCTGGATTTCGAAACGCGGATCTTCGTCAAGCCGAATGCGGCAGCGCTGCTGCGCGCAGAGATCGCACGCCCGTCCTACCAGTGCTCGCCGATCGCGTTGGGGATCAATACCGACGCCTACCAGCCCGCCGAGCGGCGCCTGCACATTTCCCGGCAATGCCTGGAAGTGCTTGCAGAAGCCCGTCACCCGGTCAGCTTCGTGACCAAGGCAGCGTTGATCGAACGCGACATCGATGTGCTGGCCGAGATGGCGCAGCACAACCTGGTGTCGGTGTATTTCTCGGTCACCACGCTCGACAATCGCCTCGCGGCCAAGATGGAGCCGCGTGCCGCCGCGCCGCATGCGCGACTGCGCGCGATGCAGGCACTACACACTGCCGGCGTACCGGTGGGGGTGCTGGTCGCTCCGGTCATCCCGATGATCAACGACAAGGAACTGGAGCGCATTCTGGACGCGGCCGCAGCCCACGGCGCACGTTCGGGCGGCTACGTGTTACTGCGCCTGCCGCAGGAACTCACCCAGTTATGGCGCGAGTGGCTCGAGCTGCACTATCCGGATCGTGCCAAGCATGTCATGAGCCTGATCCAGCAGATGCGTGGCGGTAAGGACTACGACAGCGGCTTCGGTAAGCGCATGGTTGGCGAAGGCCCGTTTGCAGAGCTGATCGCGCAGCGGTTTTCCATCGCGTATCGGCGCCTTGGATTCGGGCGATTGCCAAGGCTCGATACCACGCAGTTCCGTCCACCCAGACCGGACACGCCGCAGCTTACTCTTTTCTAA
- a CDS encoding outer membrane protein transport protein, with amino-acid sequence MSTASILSRATLLAVGIAGVLAVGQAHGAAFQLKENSAKGLGRAFAGSGSAPDDASIMVNNPAGMRQLDGRLFQADVSAISFSARFQPESANYANGAPVSGGNGGDAGMIAPVPAMYFHVPFGENDNMHLGTSLTVPFGFKTEYDRDWVGRYHGTKTELQAIDFNVAFSYDVNPYVSFGASVFAERLDIDLANAVDFGSVLAARRVPGFAPGSADGYSRIKGDSTEVGFTLGGLFSIDENTHIGFSYRSQVEHKITDGTADFTVPGSAAAVLSVAAPGTFVDTKGRATVKLPASATASFTHNVNEQWSIMADVTRTAWSKFDQVTVDFASNQPDSVLDFSYRDTTFASIGADYRMSDTVTLRGGLAYDQTPTTAEHRDVRVPDASRKWVSLGMSWRPSAQTEYNVGYTHLFTNNPTSDTRSATGDRLAGSYDVKGDVLAASINYKF; translated from the coding sequence ATGTCTACCGCTTCCATTCTCAGCCGCGCCACCCTGCTGGCCGTCGGTATCGCCGGCGTGCTGGCCGTTGGTCAGGCGCACGGCGCCGCGTTCCAGCTGAAGGAAAACAGCGCCAAGGGCCTCGGCCGCGCCTTCGCAGGTTCGGGCAGCGCCCCGGACGATGCCTCCATCATGGTCAACAACCCGGCCGGTATGCGCCAGTTGGACGGTCGCCTGTTCCAGGCCGACGTCAGCGCCATCAGCTTCTCGGCCAGGTTCCAGCCTGAGTCGGCCAACTACGCCAACGGCGCCCCGGTCTCCGGCGGTAACGGCGGCGATGCCGGCATGATCGCGCCGGTGCCGGCGATGTACTTCCACGTGCCGTTCGGCGAGAACGACAACATGCACCTGGGCACCTCGCTGACCGTGCCGTTCGGCTTCAAGACCGAATACGACCGCGACTGGGTCGGCCGCTACCACGGCACCAAGACCGAGCTGCAGGCGATCGACTTCAACGTCGCGTTCTCCTATGACGTGAACCCGTACGTGTCCTTCGGCGCCTCGGTGTTCGCCGAGCGTCTGGATATCGACCTGGCCAACGCCGTCGATTTTGGCAGCGTGCTGGCTGCGCGCCGCGTGCCGGGCTTCGCGCCGGGCAGCGCCGATGGCTACTCGCGCATCAAGGGCGACAGCACTGAAGTGGGCTTCACTCTGGGTGGCTTGTTCAGCATCGATGAGAACACCCATATCGGCTTCAGCTACCGCTCGCAGGTGGAACACAAGATCACCGATGGCACTGCCGACTTCACCGTGCCGGGCAGTGCTGCCGCGGTGCTGAGCGTGGCCGCACCGGGCACCTTCGTCGACACCAAGGGCCGCGCTACCGTCAAGCTGCCGGCCAGCGCGACCGCCAGCTTCACGCACAACGTGAACGAGCAGTGGTCGATCATGGCCGACGTCACCCGCACCGCCTGGAGCAAGTTCGACCAGGTGACCGTGGACTTCGCCTCCAACCAGCCCGACAGTGTGCTGGACTTCTCCTACCGCGACACCACCTTCGCCTCGATCGGTGCCGATTACCGCATGAGCGATACGGTGACCCTGCGCGGCGGCCTGGCATACGACCAGACCCCGACCACGGCCGAACACCGCGACGTGCGCGTGCCGGACGCGAGCCGCAAGTGGGTTTCGCTGGGTATGAGCTGGCGTCCGTCGGCGCAGACCGAATACAACGTCGGTTACACCCACCTGTTCACCAACAACCCGACCAGCGATACCCGCAGCGCCACCGGCGACCGTCTGGCTGGCAGCTATGACGTGAAGGGCGACGTGCTGGCCGCGTCGATCAACTACAAGTTCTGA
- a CDS encoding rhomboid family intramembrane serine protease yields the protein MFVSLPSRKKPTPRWAVPLLFATVWLAYLWSISRPGEARNTLWLDWGALSSGVSNLGDWWATLRDGSVLRLFTALFLHADWSHLLGNLMFLLIFGLPAERILGPWRLLLLFLVGGAASNLAAIFAIGTPDRVIIGASGAVSALIGTYLALFPGAKLGVVLPLGVFLEFIRVPAPLLIGAWALLQVVFAYIGPAFGMVAWSAHIAGFVFGIVYGLSVRAAIARRLRKRHGF from the coding sequence ATGTTCGTCTCTCTCCCTTCCCGCAAGAAACCTACCCCGCGCTGGGCGGTGCCGCTGCTGTTCGCGACGGTGTGGCTGGCCTATCTGTGGTCGATCAGCCGGCCGGGCGAGGCGCGCAATACGCTGTGGCTCGACTGGGGCGCGCTCTCCAGCGGCGTTTCCAATCTGGGCGACTGGTGGGCGACCTTGCGCGACGGCAGCGTGCTGCGTCTGTTCACTGCGCTGTTCCTGCATGCCGACTGGTCGCATCTGCTCGGCAACCTGATGTTTTTGCTGATCTTCGGGTTGCCGGCCGAGCGCATCCTGGGCCCGTGGCGGTTATTGCTGCTGTTTCTGGTTGGCGGCGCGGCCTCCAACCTGGCGGCGATCTTTGCCATCGGTACGCCGGACCGGGTGATCATCGGCGCCTCGGGTGCGGTGTCGGCATTGATCGGCACGTATCTGGCGCTGTTTCCGGGCGCCAAGCTGGGCGTGGTGCTGCCGCTGGGCGTCTTCCTCGAATTCATCCGCGTGCCGGCGCCATTGTTGATCGGCGCCTGGGCGCTGTTGCAGGTGGTGTTCGCCTATATCGGCCCGGCCTTCGGCATGGTGGCGTGGTCGGCGCATATCGCCGGCTTTGTGTTCGGCATCGTGTACGGCTTGTCCGTGCGCGCGGCGATCGCGCGGCGGCTGCGCAAGCGCCACGGCTTCTGA
- a CDS encoding DUF1820 family protein, translated as MSKSLYKVTFLNHGKVYELYAREVTGSHLWGFNQIGELVFDVHDGLVVDPTEERLREEFGNTKTLHLPMQSIVRIEEVDKKGQSVIRDATTGDKVVTPFPSPIKPR; from the coding sequence ATGTCCAAGTCTCTGTACAAAGTCACCTTCCTCAATCACGGCAAGGTGTACGAGCTCTACGCGCGTGAGGTCACCGGCAGCCATCTGTGGGGCTTCAACCAGATCGGCGAGCTGGTGTTCGATGTGCACGATGGCCTGGTGGTGGACCCCACCGAAGAACGCCTGCGCGAAGAATTCGGCAACACCAAGACCTTGCACCTGCCGATGCAAAGCATCGTGCGGATCGAAGAGGTCGACAAAAAAGGCCAGTCGGTGATTCGCGATGCCACCACCGGCGACAAGGTGGTCACCCCGTTCCCCTCGCCGATCAAGCCACGCTGA
- a CDS encoding D-2-hydroxyacid dehydrogenase family protein gives MRILVPDDYQGAVAQLPCAQHMQGHQVQVLGALDEDLDARAACLADADAVVLIRERTRVDAALLQRLPRLKLISQTGRVGAHVDVAACTALGVAVAEGVGSPVAPAELTWALILSASRRLTEYQHALQQGRWQALGDPGLGRVLHGRTLGIWSYGRIGQRVASFGRAFGMQVLVWGGEASCAQAARDGFTIAGSREDLFERSDVLSLHRRLTAQTRHDITAHDLARMRADALLVNTSRAELIAPGALLAALDAGRPAQAALDVFEHEPVLDPRDPLLRHARVLATPHLGYVERDSYALYFDAAFDNVLAFAAGIPRNLVNPEVLAATQRV, from the coding sequence ATGCGCATTCTGGTGCCAGACGATTATCAGGGGGCCGTCGCTCAGTTGCCCTGCGCGCAGCACATGCAAGGTCACCAGGTACAGGTACTGGGCGCACTGGACGAGGATCTCGACGCGCGTGCCGCGTGTCTGGCCGATGCCGATGCGGTGGTGCTGATCCGCGAACGCACGCGGGTAGATGCGGCGCTGCTGCAACGGCTGCCACGGCTGAAACTGATCAGCCAGACCGGGCGCGTGGGCGCGCATGTGGATGTGGCGGCGTGCACCGCGTTGGGTGTGGCCGTGGCCGAAGGCGTTGGCTCACCGGTGGCACCGGCCGAGCTGACCTGGGCCTTGATCCTGTCGGCCAGTCGTCGGCTGACGGAGTACCAGCATGCCTTGCAGCAGGGCCGCTGGCAGGCGCTTGGCGATCCCGGCTTGGGCCGCGTGCTGCATGGGCGCACCTTGGGGATCTGGAGTTATGGGCGGATTGGCCAACGCGTGGCCAGCTTCGGGCGCGCGTTCGGCATGCAGGTGTTGGTGTGGGGCGGCGAAGCGTCCTGTGCGCAGGCAGCGCGCGATGGGTTCACGATTGCGGGCAGCCGCGAAGACCTGTTCGAACGCAGCGACGTGCTGTCGCTGCATCGGCGCCTGACCGCGCAGACGCGGCATGACATCACCGCACACGATCTGGCGCGCATGCGCGCCGACGCGTTGCTGGTCAACACCAGCCGTGCCGAGTTGATCGCCCCAGGCGCCCTGCTCGCTGCGTTGGACGCGGGCCGGCCGGCGCAGGCCGCGCTGGATGTGTTCGAGCACGAGCCGGTGCTGGACCCGCGCGATCCGCTGCTGCGGCATGCGCGCGTGCTGGCGACACCGCATCTGGGGTACGTGGAGCGCGACAGCTATGCGCTGTATTTCGACGCGGCGTTCGACAATGTGCTGGCGTTTGCCGCGGGCATACCGCGCAATCTGGTCAACCCCGAGGTATTGGCAGCAACGCAGCGGGTGTGA
- a CDS encoding S41 family peptidase, producing MRVAVLSVALSLALFASPGWAQKAGPAAAQATADDPEANEAAVSKVPLDEIRRFVAVYNAVKQAYVDPVEDKKLMHAAVRGLLSDLDPHSTYFDKEDAEAFDEQATGAYDGIGVELLQQQDNTLKVIAPIDDTPAARAGIRAGDVIVAIDGKPIDASKAMEPLRGASGSKVVLTIVRDKTPKPFDVTLQRETIRVASVRSKMLEPGYGYIRISTFQADTGADFQKNLKQLQAGGKLRGLVLDLRSNPGGLLTSAVQVADDLLDKGNIVSTRGRISISDAKFDATPGDLVNGAPVVVLVDAGSASASEVLAGALRDNKRARIIGSRTFGKGSVQTVLPLDNGDSVKLTTARYYTPSGKSIQASGIVPDVMLTPEPQPGDADVPASLTDYNEATLPGHLRGDDEGEEGYSAGDVLPGDGPISEALAELKQPGSAAKAQAARKAKAQAAQKAKAAKTGAEPKPAAARPATTDKPKSAEPAGKAKPATAPTAPTEPAQPTPPADKPAEPVN from the coding sequence ATGCGCGTAGCCGTCCTGTCCGTTGCCCTGTCGCTGGCCCTGTTCGCGTCGCCCGGTTGGGCGCAGAAGGCCGGCCCCGCCGCCGCCCAGGCCACTGCGGACGATCCAGAAGCCAATGAAGCTGCTGTTTCCAAGGTGCCGCTGGACGAAATTCGTCGCTTCGTGGCGGTGTACAACGCGGTCAAGCAGGCCTACGTCGACCCGGTCGAAGACAAGAAGCTGATGCACGCCGCCGTGCGTGGCCTGCTCTCGGACCTGGACCCGCACAGCACCTATTTCGACAAGGAAGACGCCGAAGCCTTCGACGAACAGGCCACTGGCGCCTACGACGGGATCGGCGTGGAATTGCTGCAGCAGCAGGACAACACGCTGAAGGTGATCGCGCCGATCGACGACACCCCGGCCGCGCGCGCCGGCATCCGCGCCGGCGATGTGATCGTGGCCATCGACGGCAAGCCGATCGATGCCAGCAAGGCGATGGAGCCGCTGCGCGGCGCATCCGGCAGCAAGGTGGTTCTGACCATCGTGCGCGACAAGACGCCCAAGCCGTTCGATGTGACCCTGCAGCGCGAAACCATCCGCGTGGCCAGCGTGCGCAGCAAGATGCTGGAGCCGGGCTACGGCTACATCCGCATCAGCACCTTCCAGGCCGACACCGGTGCCGATTTCCAGAAGAACCTCAAGCAGCTGCAGGCTGGCGGCAAGTTGCGCGGCCTTGTGCTGGATCTGCGCAGCAACCCCGGCGGTCTGCTGACCTCGGCGGTGCAGGTGGCCGACGATCTGCTCGACAAGGGCAATATCGTCAGCACGCGCGGACGCATCTCCATCAGCGATGCCAAGTTCGACGCCACCCCGGGCGATCTGGTCAACGGCGCGCCGGTCGTGGTGCTGGTGGACGCCGGCTCGGCCAGTGCCTCGGAAGTGCTGGCCGGGGCGCTGCGCGACAACAAGCGTGCACGCATCATCGGCAGCCGCACCTTCGGTAAGGGTTCGGTGCAGACCGTGCTGCCGCTGGACAACGGCGACTCGGTCAAGCTCACCACCGCGCGTTATTACACGCCGAGTGGCAAGTCGATCCAGGCCAGCGGCATCGTGCCGGACGTGATGCTCACCCCCGAACCGCAGCCAGGCGATGCCGACGTGCCGGCCAGCCTGACCGACTACAACGAAGCCACCTTGCCGGGCCACCTGCGTGGCGACGACGAAGGCGAAGAAGGCTACAGCGCCGGCGACGTGTTGCCGGGCGATGGCCCGATCAGCGAAGCCCTGGCCGAACTCAAGCAACCCGGCTCCGCCGCCAAAGCGCAAGCCGCACGCAAGGCCAAGGCGCAGGCCGCGCAGAAGGCGAAAGCGGCCAAGACCGGTGCCGAGCCCAAGCCCGCCGCAGCGCGCCCGGCAACCACGGACAAGCCCAAATCGGCCGAACCGGCGGGCAAAGCCAAGCCGGCTACCGCACCCACTGCGCCAACCGAGCCAGCACAGCCGACACCGCCAGCGGACAAGCCTGCCGAGCCGGTCAACTAA
- a CDS encoding murein hydrolase activator EnvC family protein — translation MPPSPAPLPRLLPASVIGRGQMWLAACVLACTLLGSLGASAQSQRETERKLQQLRDELKTISADRRELEGKRGTAAQQLRQADEKVAKTARALNETEAAMRAQAQHLSTLQQERAQLQRGLQNQRAQLAALLRAADQVGRNAPLKVLLSQDTVGDATRMLADHRYVQNARAQRIHALTTQLHALTKVEQDIATRRQALDAARAQQKAQAATLQKDRSQQAATVAQLDDRYKQRAEREKAIGQDAKALEQLLANLRAAAAKAEAERRAAAKRAAAEAAAQARRGKTDRPDRPGKTPPKVVASAPAPKVGGLSWPVSGNLLARFNATLPDGHTSKGVLIGAPKGTTVTAVADGTVVFSDWMTGYGMILIVDHGNGYMSLYAHNDTLLRDAGASIKRGEAVAKVGSSGGQGVPALYFELRRNGQPVDPSSWLQRR, via the coding sequence TTGCCTCCTTCGCCCGCACCACTGCCGCGCTTGCTGCCCGCTTCTGTCATCGGGCGTGGACAGATGTGGTTGGCAGCATGCGTGCTGGCCTGCACGTTGTTGGGCAGCCTGGGCGCAAGCGCGCAGAGCCAGCGCGAGACCGAGCGCAAACTGCAGCAGCTGCGCGACGAGCTCAAGACCATCAGCGCCGATCGCCGCGAGCTGGAAGGCAAGCGCGGCACCGCTGCGCAACAGTTGCGCCAGGCCGACGAGAAAGTGGCCAAGACCGCACGCGCATTGAACGAGACCGAAGCGGCGATGCGTGCGCAGGCGCAACATCTTTCCACCCTGCAGCAGGAACGCGCGCAGTTGCAGCGTGGCCTGCAAAACCAGCGCGCGCAGCTGGCGGCGTTGTTGCGCGCTGCCGATCAGGTGGGCCGCAACGCGCCGTTGAAAGTGTTGTTGTCGCAAGACACCGTTGGCGATGCCACGCGCATGCTGGCCGACCATCGCTATGTGCAGAATGCGCGCGCGCAGCGTATCCACGCCTTGACCACGCAGCTGCATGCGCTGACGAAAGTGGAACAGGACATCGCCACCCGGCGCCAGGCGCTGGATGCAGCGCGTGCGCAGCAAAAGGCGCAGGCCGCGACGTTGCAGAAGGATCGCTCGCAGCAAGCGGCCACCGTCGCGCAACTGGACGATCGCTACAAACAACGCGCCGAACGCGAAAAGGCGATCGGGCAGGACGCCAAGGCGCTGGAACAGCTGCTCGCCAATCTGCGCGCCGCTGCCGCCAAGGCCGAGGCCGAACGTCGCGCTGCCGCCAAACGCGCCGCTGCCGAAGCCGCCGCGCAGGCAAGACGCGGCAAAACCGATCGGCCCGATCGCCCCGGCAAGACACCCCCCAAGGTCGTCGCCAGTGCACCGGCCCCCAAGGTCGGCGGACTCAGCTGGCCGGTGTCGGGCAATCTGCTGGCGCGCTTCAATGCCACCTTGCCCGATGGCCACACCAGTAAAGGCGTGCTGATCGGTGCGCCCAAGGGCACCACGGTCACCGCAGTGGCCGATGGCACGGTGGTGTTTTCCGACTGGATGACCGGCTACGGCATGATCCTGATCGTGGACCACGGCAACGGCTACATGAGCCTGTACGCGCACAACGACACCTTGCTGCGCGATGCCGGCGCGTCGATCAAACGCGGCGAAGCGGTGGCCAAGGTCGGCAGTTCGGGCGGGCAGGGCGTGCCGGCGCTGTACTTCGAATTGCGTCGTAACGGGCAACCGGTGGATCCATCGAGCTGGCTGCAACGCCGCTGA
- a CDS encoding M28 family metallopeptidase: MPRKILLCLAATLALAGCKREPADAPSGHATQTPTDSAPSAPASRHTFSPELTTGDFAELVKTLASDDFEGRGPGTPGEEKTVTYIRDQMQRIGLQPGNGDSWFQEVPMVETTADASTAPSLRSGEKTHALAFGTDIVVGTRTGQAEVKLDNSELVFVGYGVDAPEQQWNDYAGQDWKGKTVVMFVNDPGFHTDDPKVFDGKHMTYYGRWTYKFEEAARKGAAAALIVHDTPGASYGWDVVKNSWSGPQYDLPAKDDPDPRLPVQGWISAETAKQLFADAGLDLAQAYKDASKRGFKPVPLKASWSVDLKSTIAAKTSRNVVGVLPGTSHADEAVLYMAHWDHLGKHPGERGDNIYNGAVDNATGVAGILEIADAFAHQDPKPARSVVFLAVTLEESGLLGSKYYVANPSFPLDKIAAVINLDAMSVAGRARDVTVVGMGSSELEDILKPIAAMQGRTLHAEATPQSGSYFRSDHFNFAKAGVPALYANGGEDLREGGTAAGRAAAEDYGRHRYHAPGDEYDAATWKLDGTIEDLQLVYGVGKEVAAGERWPNWYPGNPFRAARDRMMANKPGARAATAQPAGGDTSDTDTTATTTNKAKSSR, encoded by the coding sequence ATGCCCCGCAAGATCCTGTTGTGCCTGGCCGCGACGCTGGCCCTGGCCGGCTGCAAACGCGAACCCGCCGATGCGCCCAGCGGGCATGCCACGCAGACGCCGACCGACAGCGCGCCCAGTGCGCCGGCCAGCCGTCACACCTTCTCCCCGGAACTGACCACCGGCGACTTCGCCGAACTGGTCAAGACGCTGGCGTCGGACGACTTCGAAGGCCGCGGCCCGGGCACGCCCGGCGAAGAAAAGACCGTCACCTACATCCGCGACCAGATGCAGCGCATCGGGTTGCAGCCGGGCAATGGCGACAGCTGGTTCCAGGAGGTGCCGATGGTGGAAACCACCGCCGATGCATCCACCGCGCCCAGTCTTCGCAGTGGCGAGAAGACCCACGCGCTGGCCTTCGGCACCGACATCGTGGTCGGCACCCGCACCGGCCAGGCCGAGGTCAAGCTGGACAACAGCGAGCTGGTGTTCGTCGGTTACGGCGTGGACGCGCCCGAGCAGCAGTGGAACGATTACGCCGGCCAGGATTGGAAGGGCAAGACGGTGGTGATGTTCGTCAACGACCCGGGCTTCCACACCGACGATCCCAAGGTGTTCGACGGCAAGCACATGACCTACTACGGGCGCTGGACCTACAAGTTCGAAGAAGCCGCACGCAAGGGCGCGGCTGCGGCGTTGATCGTGCACGACACGCCCGGCGCCAGCTACGGCTGGGACGTGGTGAAAAATTCCTGGTCCGGCCCGCAATACGATCTGCCGGCCAAGGACGACCCCGACCCGCGCCTGCCGGTGCAGGGCTGGATCAGCGCCGAGACCGCCAAGCAGTTGTTCGCCGATGCCGGGCTGGATCTGGCGCAGGCCTACAAGGACGCCAGCAAGCGGGGTTTCAAGCCGGTGCCGTTGAAGGCCAGCTGGTCGGTGGATCTCAAGAGCACCATCGCGGCGAAGACCTCGCGCAACGTGGTCGGTGTGCTGCCGGGCACCAGCCATGCCGATGAGGCGGTGCTGTATATGGCGCACTGGGATCACCTGGGCAAGCATCCGGGCGAACGCGGCGACAACATTTATAACGGCGCGGTGGACAACGCCACCGGTGTGGCCGGCATTCTGGAAATTGCCGATGCATTCGCGCATCAGGATCCCAAGCCGGCGCGGTCGGTGGTGTTCCTGGCAGTGACGCTGGAAGAATCCGGCCTGCTCGGCTCCAAGTATTACGTGGCCAACCCGAGCTTTCCGCTGGACAAGATCGCTGCGGTCATCAATCTGGATGCGATGTCGGTGGCCGGACGCGCGCGCGATGTCACCGTGGTGGGTATGGGCAGCTCGGAGCTGGAGGACATCCTCAAGCCGATCGCCGCGATGCAGGGCCGCACCCTGCATGCCGAAGCCACGCCGCAAAGCGGCTCGTATTTCCGTTCGGATCACTTCAACTTCGCCAAGGCCGGCGTGCCGGCGTTGTATGCCAACGGTGGCGAAGACTTGCGCGAAGGCGGCACCGCCGCCGGACGCGCCGCGGCCGAGGACTACGGACGCCATCGCTATCATGCGCCTGGCGACGAATACGACGCCGCCACCTGGAAGCTCGATGGCACCATCGAAGACCTGCAGTTGGTCTACGGCGTGGGCAAGGAAGTGGCGGCCGGCGAACGTTGGCCCAACTGGTACCCTGGCAACCCGTTCAGGGCCGCACGCGACCGCATGATGGCCAACAAGCCCGGTGCACGCGCGGCAACGGCGCAGCCGGCTGGCGGAGACACTAGCGACACTGACACAACGGCCACGACGACAAACAAGGCCAAGTCCTCACGCTGA
- a CDS encoding Wadjet anti-phage system protein JetD domain-containing protein, giving the protein MAPAAPMMLPAAALLALRGQWQRARGQWLIGEGAPQAIGLRAPTQAQAIARFDAFGAWLQEWSRTGLPGRVEYRAVSWTQLGPQRLPQTWVLDDAGQAAGALGEGERWARARQRSAALQARWPQAVALAARLRRQFDLLADWPEVEFARLVAVVEWLHQHRDSGLFLRQLPIAGIDSKWIEPHRGVIADWLAGLRGIAEPRSFASLSGLRNAPDRVRLRLLDPALRHHIGGLEDITAPIAQIAALRLPVRRVLIVENRETGLACESLPGTLVLMARGYAVEYVSNIGWLRELPLYYWGDIDTHGLAILHRLRTHAPHTTAVLMNEATLQATPRALWGHERRPHRAQRLAALSIQEQRLYADLRVGRFGPSPRLEQERIAWDYAWPRIQAALAD; this is encoded by the coding sequence ATGGCCCCCGCCGCGCCCATGATGTTGCCTGCCGCTGCGCTGCTTGCCTTGCGCGGGCAGTGGCAGCGCGCACGCGGGCAGTGGCTGATCGGCGAGGGCGCACCGCAGGCGATCGGATTGCGGGCGCCGACCCAGGCACAGGCCATCGCGCGGTTCGATGCCTTCGGTGCGTGGTTGCAGGAGTGGAGCCGCACAGGCCTGCCGGGGCGGGTGGAGTATCGCGCGGTGAGCTGGACGCAGCTGGGGCCGCAGCGCCTGCCGCAGACCTGGGTGCTGGACGATGCGGGCCAGGCCGCCGGCGCGCTTGGCGAGGGCGAGCGCTGGGCGCGTGCCCGCCAACGCAGCGCTGCCTTGCAGGCGCGCTGGCCGCAGGCGGTCGCGCTGGCGGCGCGGCTACGCCGTCAATTCGATCTGCTGGCCGACTGGCCGGAGGTCGAGTTCGCACGCTTGGTGGCGGTGGTGGAGTGGCTGCACCAGCATCGCGACAGTGGACTGTTCCTGCGCCAGCTTCCCATCGCCGGCATCGACAGCAAATGGATCGAACCGCATCGCGGCGTCATCGCCGACTGGCTTGCCGGCCTGCGCGGCATCGCCGAGCCGCGCAGCTTTGCCAGCCTGTCCGGCCTGCGCAACGCGCCGGATCGGGTGCGCTTGCGATTGCTCGACCCGGCCCTGCGCCACCACATCGGCGGCCTGGAGGACATCACCGCACCGATCGCGCAGATCGCCGCGCTGCGTCTGCCTGTGCGCCGCGTGCTGATCGTGGAAAACCGCGAAACCGGTCTGGCCTGCGAATCGCTGCCGGGCACGCTGGTGCTGATGGCGCGCGGGTACGCCGTCGAATACGTGAGCAATATCGGGTGGCTGCGCGAATTGCCGCTGTACTACTGGGGCGACATCGACACCCACGGCCTGGCGATCCTGCACCGCCTGCGCACGCACGCTCCGCACACCACCGCGGTGTTGATGAATGAGGCCACCCTGCAGGCCACTCCGCGCGCGTTGTGGGGGCACGAACGCAGGCCGCACCGCGCCCAACGCCTGGCTGCGCTCAGCATCCAGGAGCAGCGCCTGTATGCGGACCTGCGTGTCGGCCGGTTCGGTCCGTCGCCGCGCCTGGAGCAGGAACGTATCGCCTGGGACTATGCCTGGCCGCGCATCCAGGCCGCATTGGCGGACTGA